A stretch of Candidatus Atribacteria bacterium DNA encodes these proteins:
- a CDS encoding SIS domain-containing protein, which translates to MNLQDTKYNQFFLIREMLETGEVIKHLDIEKIISYEQEIKKERIFFTGEGSSRIFPAKKTIYEARKKGYKEDFYTDCATQALEYNLLDSTVFVASNSGKTKEDLELIQKLKRQNHDNIISIVANTGTPIMNEAHLSYLLTCGKEKAVPATKSVVEQALFYDLLFRKLNNMDLPDFNQLGNLIIQVLQMHIPEEITETLMNSRMIYFSGRNNGVAEELTLKANEIARKKSDFLEGTYAFHGIEEVMNTEEVVVIVDPFKEEEEKYKNVLIKGIGLKVIAISTRKTIFPTIIIPEYGDFTNYLEIAVGWNLLVEIGINMGIDMDKTVRARKVGHEI; encoded by the coding sequence ATGAATTTACAGGATACTAAATATAATCAGTTTTTTTTAATCAGAGAAATGCTGGAGACGGGTGAAGTAATCAAGCACCTTGATATTGAAAAAATAATATCTTATGAGCAAGAAATAAAAAAAGAAAGAATATTTTTTACCGGTGAAGGTTCATCCCGTATTTTTCCGGCAAAAAAGACAATTTATGAAGCCCGGAAAAAAGGCTATAAAGAAGATTTTTATACCGACTGCGCCACACAAGCACTCGAATATAATCTTCTGGATAGTACAGTATTTGTAGCGTCTAATTCAGGAAAAACAAAAGAAGATTTAGAATTAATTCAAAAATTAAAAAGACAAAATCATGATAATATTATTAGTATTGTGGCGAATACCGGAACTCCTATCATGAATGAAGCTCACCTATCCTATCTGTTAACCTGCGGTAAAGAGAAGGCAGTTCCTGCCACAAAATCAGTGGTAGAACAGGCGCTTTTTTACGATTTATTATTTAGGAAATTGAATAATATGGACCTGCCCGATTTTAATCAATTAGGTAATTTGATCATCCAAGTTTTACAGATGCATATTCCGGAGGAGATTACCGAAACTCTAATGAATTCGAGAATGATTTATTTTTCGGGCAGAAACAATGGCGTGGCCGAGGAATTAACCCTTAAGGCAAACGAAATCGCCCGAAAAAAATCGGATTTTTTGGAAGGCACCTATGCCTTTCACGGCATAGAAGAAGTGATGAATACAGAAGAAGTAGTGGTCATTGTCGATCCCTTCAAAGAGGAAGAGGAAAAATATAAGAATGTACTCATTAAAGGAATAGGATTAAAAGTGATAGCAATTTCTACAAGAAAGACTATCTTTCCCACTATTATCATTCCGGAATACGGTGATTTTACCAATTACCTGGAAATTGCCGTAGGTTGGAATCTCCTGGTAGAGATCGGAATAAATATGGGTATTGACATGGATAAAACAGTACGAGCACGAAAAGTCGGTCATGAAATTTAA